CAGGATGGGCACTGGTCGCGACCGGACCTGCGGCACCGGCTGGGCCCAGCCCTCACAGCCCAGCGAGAGTCAGAGGCACGGGAGCGGCTGCTCGATGAGCTTTGAGACCGCAGAAACCGAGGGCCCAACCAGACAGCCTTAACCTGCAACATTTCTACAGAGGTGACGCTAAAATCACTGCTCTGAAAGAGCCCCTTTGGGCCATCCCTGAGCGGACTCAAGAGCGACTTAACACATCCGGACAGTCTGTCGGAGAATCAGGGAAGAGACAGCGGCTGAGCAGCCCCTAATCCAGGCGGCTGCGACCAGGCCCGCAGGATACCCGGGGCCCACGGGGGCTCCGCAGAGGCCGAGCCCGCACGGCCCCGGTCCCGCACAGACTCCGGTTCCTGGCCCCAGGCCGCGCCCCCCCGCGGCCGGTCGGGCACCGCGGAGCAGGGACAGAGGCGGCGCGGCGGTACCTGGAGGTCCCAGCCGGAGGACTCGAGGAAGAAGCGTGCCCGCTCCTCCTCGACGCCGGTGACGGCCACGAACTCCCGCAGCGCCTCCTCCCTGTCCGCCATCTCGCCGCGTGCAGCGCACAAACCCCGCCGGGCGCTCGCGGCTCCGCCCCGGAACGGCTGCTGGGGTGCGCCGCGAAAGCGGCCCGGGCGGAAACAGCACAGAGCGCCGCTCGGGGACCGACGCCCGCACAGCGCCCCCCGGCGGAGGAGCGGCGGGCGGAGCCGGGCGGGAAAGAGAACCGGGGTAGGGAGAGCTGAGGTGGGGGAGAACTGGGGTAGGGAGAACTGGGATAGgggagaactgggatggggaaaaCCAAGATTGGGAGTGAACTGGGATGGGCACAGCTGGGATGGGCAGAACCAGGACTGGGAAGGGAATTGGGATGAGAAGAGCTGAGATGGGGAGAGAACTGGGATGGGCAGAGAGTTGGGATGGTCAGGGAACCGGAAACTGGGACGGGCAGTACTGGGATGGGCAGAGAGTCAGGAttggcagagctgggaactgggatgagcagagctgggagccaGGGCCCACATGCTGGGTGAGGGTGGGTGTGCGGGCAGGGCTGGGTGGCCGGGACCAGTGGCGTGGAGCAGCTCAGTCCATTTATTATCTACTCATGCACCCCATTCCATTTATTTCCAGTTACAGTTGATGAAGCTGACGGTGGCCGAGCCCTGTGACCTGCTTCCAGCACAGCGATCCAAGGCACTGGGGGCCAACAGGGAGTGGAACAGGTCGGTGGCCCCAGTGTTTCTCTCTTCATGCCCTCCTGCGCTtgaagaggaagatgaggaggcTGCCGAGGAGTGCCTTCTCCAGCAGGATGCCAAGCCACAAGCCGGGGCTGGACAGGAAGCAGAAACCTGtgctggggacaaggggaccTGAACAGCCGGGGCTTGAAGAATGCATCGTGCAGCCCCTGCCACCACGGGGACCCCGGCACGGTGTTACCTGCCAGGGCTGGAGTGGTGATCCATAGCAGAACTGTCTCGCTGATGGGGGCCTGGGCATCGTGCACAACCCGGCAGGTGAACGCAGAGCCGTTCTTCTCCTCCGTCACATGAACTTCCAACAGGCTCCTCAGCTTGAACAAACCCTGGGGCGTCTTCAGTGGCTTGTAGATGTTTTCCACCTTCACCTCCATCCTGTTCTCCAGCCAGGTGACATCCACATCCGCCGAGTAAAACCCCTCCACGTCGCAGGTGAAGTTGATGGTCTTGTTCACCTCAACAGGAGTCCATGAGTCAATGGCCACACGGACACTGGGGGAAACTGCGAAGAGAAGCAGCTCCTGGTGCCCGGCATCCCCCGGCTCTGTTGCCCACAGGGTGCCTCGTCCCCACCCCGGGACCTGGACACCCCGAGTGCAGTTTCTCCCCAGGCTCACCTCGCAGGGCTTCGCTGAGCTGGATCGTCCCCCTCAGCGGGGCCGTCAGCGTGGGGTGCTGCACCTCGCAGGCGAGCTGGGAGCGCACGTCGTCGCGCTGCAGCGTCAGCGTCACCGTGCTGGACATGCTGTAGGAGGATTTTGTCCGCGCTGGGGTGATCTGGGGCTGCTGAGCAGAGATGGGGCCCTTGTCCTTGAACCATTTCACATTGATTTCTTCAGGGAAGAACCCTCCAGACGCACAGGTGAAAGGCACCGATTCCCCTGGTGCCACTCTGTGCCCGGGCCCAGACACGACTGGGGGTGTGGGTTTGGCTGTGAGGAGAAGTGTGGGGTCAGCCCGGGCTCTGCCACCCCCACGGGACCCTCTCCTGGCACCTGAGCCCCGgccctgtccccctgtccctgaGCAGAGCCCACTGGgcggggtgggatgggatcaCTGGGGCTGCACCAGCAGGGCTGGTTcccccaggagctgctctgggagCTCCACTTACCGCGCACAGACACCTCCGTGCCCTTCCCACGCCGAAACTCCTCATCACCTCGTAGCGTCTTGCGGAACTTCACACAGTAATAGATGCCGGCATCCTCCGGTTGAACATCCCTGATGTGGATGGTGAAGTCTGTGTTGGACTCATCCACTGCCCTCATCACGCGGGGCGAGGACCCTGTCTGAGCATAAACAATGACCCCACTGTCCCTGCCCTTCAGCCACTTCACGGGACCAACAGGACCATCTCCTGATGTGGTGCAGGTCAGGGTGATCGTCTGCCCCGCTGGCACCGTCACTGGGTCctgaggctgctgcagctcgAAGTCCTGACCCGCCTGCGCATCCACACCTAGGCACAGCGAGAGGAGGGTTTGGGGCTGGCAAGGAGCACAGCCTGGGGGCATCACCAGACCTTCGGCcccctgctcagagcaggagacagagagatgtccctgtccctcaCCCCCTGGGACATCAGCACAGCTGGGGAATGCGGGATGGGAGGGCCAGGGACTGGAGTAGAAGCAGCTCTTTGGCTGAGGATAAAAGTGAGCTGGAAGGGAGGCAGTGGAGAAGAGCCCCAGCCCCCCGTGGGCACAGGGGAGGATTGCCCTGCCAGTGGCGTGGGGCAGTGCGCAGTGGAAAGGCGTGGTGGGGTCCCACTCACCCGGGACTctgtggagcaggagcagcagcaggcaggcaagAGGCAGCACTTGCGTCACCAGAGCCATGGTGGTTCCCATGTCCTGCTCCCCAATGCGCTGGCTTGGCTCAGCTCAGgttggcttggcttggcttggctcaGGTTGGCTCGGCTTGGCTCAGGtgggctcagctcagctcaacTTGCCTCAGGTCAGCTCGGCTCAGCTCAGTTTGGCTCAGCTTGGCTTTCTTCCGGAAAAGCGGAAGGAAGGGACTCCATCAGCCAAGTTCCTCCCCACACGCTTTGCAAAAGCCCAGCGGGTCCTCACAGCATTCACACCATCTCGTGTCACGAGGTTGGTCCTCGCCAGTGATGTTGGCCCCACTCTCCCTGCGGCTGCGTGGCACGGCCACCGGCACTGGAAGCCAGAGAGCGGGGTGCCCCCATCCGGCACAATCCCCAGTGCATGGCCTGCCCACAGCTCAGCATCCCATTGGGATCGTGGCAGGGGCTGATGGCTCCAATGGACCCAGGGGAGCTGAACCAGGGGGCAGAGCCactctcctgcctgtgcccagccCAGCCTCATAGGGTTGGGGCACACCTGGAGGTGCTTGGCCctgggatgatgggatgggatgggatgacaGATGGGACGATGGAATGGGATGACAGAATGATGAGATGGGATGATAAGCTAGgatgggatgatgggatgggatgatAAACTAGGATGGGATGATGGGTTGGGATGAtgagctgggatgggatggtgggatgatgggttgggatgggatgggatgatgGGATGATGTGTGAGATGGTGTGTGGTATGGGATGGTGGGATGATGCCCTTGGCGGGTGGAAGCCCCGGGCAGGCACCAAGAGGTTAACGGCCCGCGCTTCTTTGCATTTCCTGCGCAGCTTCTCGTTCCCGTCCCGGCGGGGCAGACCCATGGCGTGGCGGGCGGCGCcgctgctgctggcacagctcagcctgCTCCCGGCCCCGGGTGAGCGAGTGCGGGGCTCCGAGCGGCACCGGGAGCGGCGGGAGCGAGAGGGAGTCTGCTCCCAGAGCCCGGGGGGGGCACGGCCGGGATGGGCAGGGAAACGGGAAAGGGAGACAAACGGGATGGGCAGGGAAACGGGAAAGGGAGACAAACGGGATGGGCAGGGAACCGGGATGGGGAGAGAAACCAGATGGGCAGGGAACCGGGATGGGGAGAGAAACGGGATAGGGAGAGAAACGCGATGGGAGAGAACCGGGATGGGCAGGGAACcgggaaggggagagaaacGGGAACCAGCATGGACAGAGCTGGGATGGAGAGAGAACCGGGAAGCAGGATGGGTAGAGAACCGGGATAGACATAGAACGGGGAACCGGGATGGTTAGAGAACCGGGAAGGGGAGAGAACCAGGAAGGGGAG
Above is a genomic segment from Cuculus canorus isolate bCucCan1 chromosome 16, bCucCan1.pri, whole genome shotgun sequence containing:
- the LOC104060885 gene encoding signal-regulatory protein beta-1, yielding MGTTMALVTQVLPLACLLLLLLHRVPGVDAQAGQDFELQQPQDPVTVPAGQTITLTCTTSGDGPVGPVKWLKGRDSGVIVYAQTGSSPRVMRAVDESNTDFTIHIRDVQPEDAGIYYCVKFRKTLRGDEEFRRGKGTEVSVRAKPTPPVVSGPGHRVAPGESVPFTCASGGFFPEEINVKWFKDKGPISAQQPQITPARTKSSYSMSSTVTLTLQRDDVRSQLACEVQHPTLTAPLRGTIQLSEALRVSPSVRVAIDSWTPVEVNKTINFTCDVEGFYSADVDVTWLENRMEVKVENIYKPLKTPQGLFKLRSLLEVHVTEEKNGSAFTCRVVHDAQAPISETVLLWITTPALAGPLVPSTGFCFLSSPGLWLGILLEKALLGSLLIFLFKRRRA